From Halanaeroarchaeum sulfurireducens, a single genomic window includes:
- the acs gene encoding acetate--CoA ligase alpha subunit, which translates to MQSDARGLFDPERIAVVGATERDGAIGRAIMENLERFSGEVVPINPKRDEVFGIQAYTDIESIPDPIDMAVVVVPPQIAVESARTLGENGVKNVVVITAGFGEMGEKGEALERELAEISDEYDLNLVGPNSIGIMSTSADMNASFGPMDALPGSLSFMSQSGAFITAVLDWANDKDIGFNDIVSLGNEAVLDETDFIEFWDEDEDTDVILGYLEGIDNGREFVDTAREVTEETPIVVVKSGRTEAGADAASSHTGTIAGSERAYEAGLEQAGVLRAENVEELFDFARVLAGQPTPEDDEVAVITNAGGPGVMATDTIGDTDLNMAELEDETVEELKEVLPEAANFYNPVDVLGDASVDRFDEAIDIVLQDENVSSAVVISCPTAVVDFEDLAETISSLQDKHGEPVVASLMGGERADVPEQTLREQGIPTYFDPARAVESLESLRTYRDITELEYESPTEFDVDRERAEEILRSVEDRDSDSLGVEAMDLLDAYGIPTPDSAIVNDPGAARDAAEDIEGDVVMKIVSPDILHKSDIGGVKVGVSEADVEETYEELLSVAHDHDANADILGVQVQEMVDMDSGTETIVGMNRDPQFGPMMLFGLGGIFVEVLEDTTVKVAPVSEREAENMIDEIESSPLLRGARGRDPVDESSVVESIQRLSQLVTDFPAISEIDVNPLLASPDGVTAADIRLTVDQDRL; encoded by the coding sequence ATGCAAAGCGATGCCCGTGGTCTCTTCGACCCGGAACGAATCGCCGTCGTCGGCGCAACGGAACGAGACGGAGCGATCGGTCGTGCGATCATGGAAAACCTCGAACGGTTTTCTGGAGAAGTCGTCCCAATCAATCCGAAACGTGACGAAGTGTTCGGTATTCAGGCGTACACAGACATCGAATCGATCCCGGACCCAATCGACATGGCCGTCGTGGTGGTGCCACCACAGATCGCCGTCGAATCGGCACGCACCCTCGGTGAGAACGGCGTCAAGAACGTCGTCGTCATCACGGCAGGATTCGGCGAAATGGGAGAGAAGGGCGAAGCCCTCGAACGGGAACTCGCCGAAATCTCGGACGAATACGATCTCAATCTGGTGGGCCCCAACAGCATCGGGATCATGAGCACCTCGGCGGATATGAACGCCTCCTTCGGCCCGATGGATGCACTCCCTGGATCGCTGTCGTTCATGAGTCAGTCCGGCGCATTCATCACGGCAGTCCTCGACTGGGCCAACGACAAGGACATCGGGTTCAACGATATCGTGTCCCTGGGGAACGAAGCCGTCCTCGACGAGACTGATTTCATCGAATTTTGGGACGAAGACGAGGACACCGACGTCATCCTCGGGTATCTCGAGGGTATCGACAACGGCCGCGAATTCGTGGACACGGCCCGAGAGGTCACCGAGGAGACCCCCATCGTCGTCGTGAAATCGGGTCGAACCGAGGCCGGAGCGGACGCGGCCTCGTCGCACACCGGTACGATCGCCGGTTCCGAGCGTGCGTACGAAGCAGGACTCGAACAAGCGGGAGTCCTCCGTGCGGAAAACGTCGAGGAACTCTTCGACTTCGCTCGCGTCCTCGCTGGACAGCCCACCCCCGAGGACGACGAGGTCGCCGTCATCACCAACGCCGGCGGCCCCGGCGTGATGGCCACCGACACTATCGGTGATACCGACCTGAACATGGCGGAGTTAGAAGACGAGACGGTGGAGGAACTCAAAGAGGTCCTCCCGGAAGCAGCGAACTTCTACAACCCAGTCGACGTGCTGGGCGATGCCAGCGTCGACCGGTTCGACGAAGCGATCGACATCGTCCTCCAGGACGAGAACGTCTCCAGCGCCGTCGTCATCTCCTGCCCGACGGCGGTCGTCGACTTCGAAGACCTCGCCGAAACGATCTCCTCGCTTCAGGACAAACACGGCGAGCCGGTGGTCGCCAGCCTCATGGGCGGCGAACGTGCCGACGTTCCCGAGCAGACACTCCGCGAACAGGGGATTCCGACGTATTTCGACCCGGCCCGTGCAGTCGAGAGCCTCGAGAGCCTGCGCACCTATCGCGACATCACCGAACTCGAGTACGAGTCACCGACCGAGTTCGACGTCGACCGCGAGCGTGCCGAGGAGATCCTGCGCTCCGTCGAGGACAGGGACTCCGACAGTCTGGGTGTCGAAGCGATGGACCTTCTCGACGCATACGGCATCCCGACGCCGGACAGCGCCATCGTCAACGATCCGGGGGCGGCCCGGGACGCAGCCGAAGACATCGAAGGCGACGTCGTGATGAAGATTGTCAGCCCGGATATCCTCCACAAGTCCGATATCGGCGGCGTGAAGGTTGGCGTCTCCGAAGCGGACGTCGAGGAAACCTACGAGGAACTCCTCTCCGTGGCTCACGATCACGACGCCAATGCGGACATCCTCGGGGTCCAGGTGCAGGAAATGGTGGACATGGATAGCGGAACCGAGACCATCGTCGGAATGAACCGAGACCCGCAGTTCGGTCCGATGATGCTCTTCGGGCTCGGCGGCATCTTCGTGGAGGTCCTCGAGGACACGACCGTCAAGGTGGCGCCTGTCAGCGAACGGGAGGCCGAAAACATGATCGACGAGATCGAGTCCTCGCCGCTCCTCCGCGGGGCACGCGGTCGCGACCCGGTCGACGAAAGTTCGGTCGTTGAAAGTATCCAGCGACTCTCCCAGCTCGTGACCGATTTCCCCGCCATCTCCGAAATCGACGTCAACCCCCTCCTCGC
- a CDS encoding response regulator translates to MTEDMADGDTDDSTTVLVVDDERDLADLYRAWLSEEFDVRVAYDGNSALDELDSAVDVVLLDRRMPTLSGDDVLETIREESYDCRVAMVTAVEPDIDIVEMGFDDYLQKPVDREQLVETVNRLNRRSSYDEQMQRYFSLAKKRSLLDERLGPGERSDSEAYRELESEMAELQENLDEVAGELDDEDFATLFRQLE, encoded by the coding sequence ATGACTGAGGACATGGCTGACGGCGACACTGATGATTCCACTACCGTTCTGGTCGTGGATGACGAGCGCGATCTGGCCGACCTCTATCGCGCGTGGCTCTCCGAGGAGTTCGACGTCCGTGTTGCCTATGACGGAAACTCGGCTCTTGACGAACTCGACTCGGCGGTCGATGTCGTGTTGCTCGACCGCCGGATGCCGACCCTTTCGGGCGACGACGTTCTCGAGACGATTCGAGAGGAGTCATACGATTGCCGGGTCGCGATGGTCACCGCGGTCGAACCGGACATCGACATCGTAGAGATGGGTTTCGACGATTACCTCCAGAAACCAGTCGACAGAGAGCAACTCGTTGAGACCGTCAATCGTCTCAACCGACGCTCCTCGTACGATGAGCAAATGCAGCGGTATTTCTCCCTGGCCAAAAAGCGGTCACTTCTCGACGAGCGGTTGGGGCCTGGGGAGCGATCCGACAGCGAGGCGTATCGTGAACTCGAATCCGAGATGGCCGAGCTCCAGGAGAACCTGGACGAGGTGGCGGGGGAGTTGGACGACGAGGACTTCGCGACCCTCTTCAGACAACTCGAGTGA
- a CDS encoding thiolase family protein — MERVAIIGASMTQFGDRDSWILELLEEAGEKALDDANIDAAELDHLYVANMASGEFEGQTGIMNALAHDLGAVPAFTQRIDQTSSSGGAGTYAAWQSIASGASDLTMLVGGEKMTHRSTPEATDIIASLIHPAEYKHGLTLPSFAGLTARLYLESYDVPREALADVAVKNHKNGMDNSHAQFRKEVDKETVLSSPMVADPLRLYDFCPITDGSAALVFAPESVAEEYTDDYVTIAGIAGATDTHVVHEREDITTMGGVVESSRQAYDMADLEPDDVDFAELHDMFTILEVLQLEDLGFFEKGEGWRAARDGITTRDGELPINTSGGLKSKGHPLGASGVAQVYELYQQLIGEAGDRQVSGDIGLACNVGGFGNCVTTTILEGSQ, encoded by the coding sequence ATGGAGCGCGTAGCGATCATTGGCGCATCGATGACCCAGTTCGGCGACCGCGACAGCTGGATCCTCGAACTCCTCGAGGAAGCGGGCGAAAAAGCACTCGACGACGCAAATATCGACGCCGCCGAACTCGACCACCTTTACGTCGCGAACATGGCGAGCGGCGAGTTCGAGGGGCAGACTGGAATTATGAACGCGCTGGCACACGATCTCGGAGCCGTCCCGGCGTTCACCCAGCGGATCGATCAGACCAGTTCCAGCGGCGGAGCTGGCACCTACGCAGCCTGGCAATCGATCGCGTCCGGCGCAAGCGATCTGACGATGCTCGTCGGTGGGGAAAAGATGACCCACCGTTCAACCCCCGAAGCGACCGATATCATCGCGTCGCTCATTCACCCCGCTGAGTACAAACACGGCCTCACACTGCCGAGTTTTGCCGGACTCACCGCGAGATTGTATCTGGAATCGTACGACGTCCCTCGGGAAGCACTCGCCGACGTCGCAGTGAAAAACCACAAGAACGGCATGGACAATTCCCACGCCCAGTTCCGAAAGGAAGTGGACAAGGAGACTGTCCTCTCCTCGCCGATGGTCGCGGATCCGTTGCGACTCTACGACTTCTGTCCGATAACGGACGGAAGTGCGGCACTGGTGTTCGCACCAGAGTCCGTGGCCGAGGAGTATACCGACGACTACGTCACCATCGCCGGTATCGCCGGCGCGACGGACACCCATGTCGTCCACGAGCGCGAGGATATTACGACGATGGGGGGCGTCGTCGAATCGAGCCGACAGGCCTACGACATGGCGGACCTCGAACCGGACGACGTGGATTTTGCGGAATTACACGACATGTTCACGATTCTCGAAGTGCTCCAGCTCGAAGACCTCGGCTTCTTCGAGAAGGGAGAGGGCTGGCGAGCTGCGAGGGATGGTATCACAACGCGGGACGGCGAGCTACCGATCAACACCTCGGGCGGTCTGAAATCCAAAGGGCACCCGCTCGGAGCGAGCGGGGTCGCACAGGTGTACGAACTCTACCAGCAGTTGATTGGTGAGGCTGGCGATCGGCAGGTCTCCGGGGATATCGGACTCGCGTGTAACGTCGGTGGCTTTGGGAACTGTGTTACCACCACCATTCTGGAGGGATCACAATGA
- a CDS encoding Zn-ribbon domain-containing OB-fold protein, protein MSLDAVRCENGHVFYPDHARCPTCGAETTGTVDLSDRTGTVATWTESQASPPGVREPNALAVVEFTVEDEIVRVIGQLTDADVETGDEVEPIYVSELRDPGPGIRAADSQEWDGYRFEPIE, encoded by the coding sequence ATGAGCCTGGATGCCGTCCGGTGCGAGAACGGCCACGTGTTCTATCCGGACCACGCACGCTGTCCGACCTGTGGGGCGGAGACAACCGGAACAGTGGACCTCTCGGACCGCACGGGGACCGTCGCGACCTGGACCGAGAGCCAGGCGTCGCCACCGGGCGTTCGGGAACCGAACGCACTCGCGGTCGTCGAGTTCACGGTCGAAGACGAGATCGTTCGCGTGATCGGACAACTCACCGATGCCGACGTCGAAACAGGTGACGAGGTCGAACCGATTTACGTGTCGGAGCTTCGAGACCCCGGCCCCGGCATTCGCGCAGCCGATAGCCAGGAGTGGGACGGATATCGGTTCGAACCGATCGAGTAA